The Micropterus dolomieu isolate WLL.071019.BEF.003 ecotype Adirondacks linkage group LG20, ASM2129224v1, whole genome shotgun sequence genome has a segment encoding these proteins:
- the si:ch211-122f10.4 gene encoding cathepsin A-like, which produces MFAGGLLACLLAVFQLGSRAQYAPDEVTYLPGMMFKPRYQQWSGYLQTRPGRFLHYWFVTSQRDPAKDPLVLWLNGGPGCSSLDGFLSENGPFHVNDNGATLYENTFSWNKIANVLYIESPAGVGYSYSDDKNYTTDDDQVADDNYKALQSFFAKFPNFTKNEFFIFGESYGGIYAPTLSLRVATGDAKINFKGFAVGNGLSSFAFNDQSLIYFGYYHGLFGEDLWRDLNINCCDKGSCNFYNSTSDTCEMQVLVAFRIVYESGLNEYALYLNCEGGRSHRGYERTMNHLFKNYEKHPHTYKFLGRVPTSMSLGEVPPCINSTAQMNWLNRGDVRKALHVPDTLPPWDICSDEVGAQYTTLYPTVKDVYLKLLSLGLRALVYNGDTDMACNFLGDQWFVEDLGLQATTKYQIWLHDDQIAGFYQQFGNITFLTVKGAGHMVPQWAPGPAFHMFQSFITNGFY; this is translated from the exons ATGTTCGCCGGTGGTTTGTTGGCGTGTTTGCTGGCCGTGTTTCAGCTCGGCTCACGCGCTCAATATGCCCCCGACGAGGTGACATATCTGCCAGGTATGATGTTCAAACCGAGATATCAACAGTGGTCCGGATACCTCCAGACACGACCGGGAAGGTTTCTCCATTATTG GTTTGTGACTTCTCAGAGGGACCCAGCCAAAGACCCTCTGGTGCTCTGGCTGAATGGAGGTCCGGGCTGCAGCTCCTTGGATGGATTCCTGTCAGAGAATGGACCGTTTCAT GTTAATGATAACGGGGCCACACTGTATGAGAACACATTCAGCTGGAACAAGATTGCCAATGTGCTGTATATAGAATCTCCTGCAGGAGTGGGATATTCCTACTCTGATGACAAAAACTACACCACCGACGATGACCAG GTGGCTGATGATAATTACAAAGCCCTACAGAGCTTCTTTGCCAAGTTCCCAAATTTCACTAAAAATGAGTTCTTCATCTTTGGGGAAAGTTACGGTGGAATTTATGCACCAACCCTCAGCCTGCGCGTGGCTACCGGGGATGCCAAAATCAACTTCAAG gGCTTTGCGGTGGGAAACGGTCTCAGCAGCTTTGCATTCAATGACCAAAGTTTGATCTACTTTGGTTATTACCACGGCCTCTTTGGAGAAGA TTTGTGGCGAGATCTGAACATAAATTGCTGTGACAAGGGGAGCTGCAACTTCTACAACTCCACTTCAGACACCTGCGAGATGCAG GTGCTAGTGGCCTTTCGAATTGTGTATGAGAGCGGACTTAATGAGTATGCCCTGTACTTGAATTGTGAGGGTGGCAGATCTCACAGAGGTTATGAGAGGACCATgaaccacctctttaagaactacgaaaaacacccacacacctACAAG tttttaggTCGAGTGCCTACCTCCATGTCTCTGGGTGAAGTCCCTCCCTGCATCAACAGCACGGCTCAGATGAACTGGTTGAACAGAGGCGATGTGAGGAAAGCTTTACATGTTCCAGATACACTGCCACCATGGGACATCTGCAG tGATGAAGTTGGAGCGCAGTACACCACCTTGTACCCAACAGTGAAGGATGTGTATCTAAAGCTGCTCTCTCTAGGCCTGCGGGCGCTCGTCTACAACGGGGACACTGACATGGCCTGCAACTTCCTGGGAGACCAGTGGTTTGTGGAAGACCTCGGCCTGCAA GCAACCACTAAGTACCAAATATGGCTTCATGATGACCAGATTGCTGGTTTCTACCAACAGTTTGGAAACATCACTTTCCTGACGGTCAAG GGTGCAGGTCACATGGTTCCCCAGTGGGCTCCAGGTCCAGCTTTCCACATGTTCCAGTCTTTCATAACAAATGGCTTCTATTGA
- the LOC123958650 gene encoding transcription factor E2F4-like isoform X1 translates to MEPEDSPHSPDGEAVMPDQNPKYQRSLRSLNVLATRFVRLLQETEGGVLDLKEAVRVLAVGQKRRIYDITNVLEGVGLIVKMSKSIVKWKGTMPGKNAHELNKRMVELKSELEDLEQKEYMLDQQKFWVEQSIRNTTEDCSNLTYVNHEDICSCFSGHTLLAVRAPSGTQLDVPIPKAVQNSPAKYQIHLKSINGPIDVVLLNKHSVGSDPVVLPVPPSEEILRNAKSAMSTSDETESSNAHCQASANTKQSTRSRQTAMEDMQHLQSSSFRKAVPNRTDASGLRDLSKELADLLHPTKEIMNADLITELMASEVFSPLLRLSPPPSEHEYVYNLDESEGLCDLFDIPVLNV, encoded by the exons ATGGAGCCTGAAGATAGCCCACATAGTCCAGACGGGGAGGCCGTCATGCCAGACCAGAACCCCAAATACCAGAGGAGTCTGAGGAGCCTGAACGTGCTGGCCACGAGGTTTGTCAGGTTGTTACAAGAAACTGAAGGCGGTGTGCTGGACCTCAAAGAG GCTGTCAGGGTCCTGGCTGTTGGACAGAAAAGGCGAATCTACGACATCACGAATGTACTGGAGGGCGTTGGTCTCATTGTGAAAATGTCCAAGAGCATTGTAAAGTGGAA GGGTACAATGCCGGGAAAAAATGCACATGAGTTAAACAAGAGAATGGTAGAGTTAAAGTCTGAGCTGGAGGACTTGGAGCAGAAGGAATATATGTTGGACCAGCAGAAATTCTGGGTTGAACAGAGCATCAGGAACACAACAGAAGACTGCAGCAA TCTGACCTATGTGAATCATGAAGATATCTGCAGCTGCTTCAGTG GCCATACACTCTTGGCAGTACGCGCGCCATCTGGCACACAGCTAGATGTTCCTATTCCCAAAGCT GTCCAGAACAGCCCAGCGAAGTACCAGATTCATCTGAAAAGCATCAACGGGCCGATAGATGTCGTACTTCTTAACAAGCACTCTGTCGGGTCTGATCCTGTCGTGTTGCCAGTCCCGCCGTCTGAAGAAATTTTACGGAACGCCAAATCAGCGATGTCCACTTCAGATGAGACGGAAAGCAGTAACGCACATTGTCAGGCTTCAGCTAATACCAAACAAAGCACCAGATCTAGACAAACGGCCATGGAGGACATGCAGCATCTTCAGTCGTCGTCGTTTCGAAAAGCTGTGCCTAACCGAACTGATGCATCTGGAT TGCGAGATTTATCAAAAGAACTGGCGGACCTACTACACCCAACCAAAG AAATAATGAATGCAGATCTAATCACAGAGCTTATGGCCTCAGAAG TTTTTTCTCCGCTACTTCGTCTATCTCCGCCCCCATCTGAACATGAATATGTCTATAATCTGGATGAGAGTGAAGGCCTCTGTGACCTCTTTGACATCCCTGTGCTCAATGTTTGA
- the LOC123958650 gene encoding transcription factor E2F4-like isoform X2, whose product MEPEDSPHSPDGEAVMPDQNPKYQRSLRSLNVLATRFVRLLQETEGGVLDLKEAVRVLAVGQKRRIYDITNVLEGVGLIVKMSKSIVKWKGTMPGKNAHELNKRMVELKSELEDLEQKEYMLDQQKFWVEQSIRNTTEDCSNLTYVNHEDICSCFSGHTLLAVRAPSGTQLDVPIPKAVQNSPAKYQIHLKSINGPIDVVLLNKHSVGSDPVVLPVPPSEEILRNAKSAMSTSDETESSNAHCQASANTKQSTRSRQTAMEDMQHLQSSSFRKAVPNRTDASGFTLFPLEGGKELLLQLPLQTGTRIG is encoded by the exons ATGGAGCCTGAAGATAGCCCACATAGTCCAGACGGGGAGGCCGTCATGCCAGACCAGAACCCCAAATACCAGAGGAGTCTGAGGAGCCTGAACGTGCTGGCCACGAGGTTTGTCAGGTTGTTACAAGAAACTGAAGGCGGTGTGCTGGACCTCAAAGAG GCTGTCAGGGTCCTGGCTGTTGGACAGAAAAGGCGAATCTACGACATCACGAATGTACTGGAGGGCGTTGGTCTCATTGTGAAAATGTCCAAGAGCATTGTAAAGTGGAA GGGTACAATGCCGGGAAAAAATGCACATGAGTTAAACAAGAGAATGGTAGAGTTAAAGTCTGAGCTGGAGGACTTGGAGCAGAAGGAATATATGTTGGACCAGCAGAAATTCTGGGTTGAACAGAGCATCAGGAACACAACAGAAGACTGCAGCAA TCTGACCTATGTGAATCATGAAGATATCTGCAGCTGCTTCAGTG GCCATACACTCTTGGCAGTACGCGCGCCATCTGGCACACAGCTAGATGTTCCTATTCCCAAAGCT GTCCAGAACAGCCCAGCGAAGTACCAGATTCATCTGAAAAGCATCAACGGGCCGATAGATGTCGTACTTCTTAACAAGCACTCTGTCGGGTCTGATCCTGTCGTGTTGCCAGTCCCGCCGTCTGAAGAAATTTTACGGAACGCCAAATCAGCGATGTCCACTTCAGATGAGACGGAAAGCAGTAACGCACATTGTCAGGCTTCAGCTAATACCAAACAAAGCACCAGATCTAGACAAACGGCCATGGAGGACATGCAGCATCTTCAGTCGTCGTCGTTTCGAAAAGCTGTGCCTAACCGAACTGATGCATCTGGAT TCACTCTGTTTCCTCTGGAAGGAGGCAAAGAACTTCTATTGCAATTACCACTTCAGACTGGGACCAGAATCGGTTAA
- the gas8 gene encoding dynein regulatory complex subunit 4, translating to MPPKNKGTSKKPAKVRTPTLIDGLTKEEMSKEQLEEHIARLREELDREREERNYFQLERDKIHTFWEITERQLEEVKAERKNLDKDIEEDEGRHQIEIKVYKQKMKHLLCEHQNTISELKADGLVYREVMQKEQEHLETELHKEMTAIMVDMQELDNENLVKELELKHDEEMTKTRNSWEKQLTDIQAKYEKKMEFLPQELDNMRKNELSEHEDHWNSHITALIEDHNKAFSDANALVNRMQQDLDMNESLKTQIKDTKAKQKEKEKDLVPVLQDNKRLAKLLSKAEEENAENQKKIKNCTTKRDSNQKVKEKELNDLKWDHEVMEQKFSKLQLERDELYKAFTQNIQKLQHKAGLKGVLLERKLKALIDSLEKTQAQLDSVLSASNMDQTALVGVTKKIEENLDSSNNSIKNLQYKKAQVSKARTDLLLTYEAKQRALGVPLEECCVKPFESSIASRGLEQGLGFSLK from the exons ATG CCACCTAAAAACAAAGGCACAAGTAAAAAGCCTGCAAAGGTGAGGACGCCCACGCTGATAGATGGCCTCACCAAGGAGGAGATGTCCAAGGAGCAG ctggaggagcaCATTGCACGCCTTCGAGAGGAGCTggatagagagagggaggagagaaactACTTTCAGCTGGAGAGGGACAAGATCCACACCTTTTGGGAGATCACAGAACGACAACTAGAGGAGGTCAAGGCTGAACGGAAAAACTTAGATAAGGACATAGAAGAGGATGAGGGGCGCCACCAAATTGAGATCAAG GTGTATAAGCAGAAGATGAAGCACCTCCTTTGTGAACATCAGAACACAATCTCTGAGTTGAAAGCAGATGGTTTAGTATATAGGGAGGTGATGCAGAAAGAGCAAGAACACTTGGAGACTGAGCTTCATAAAGAAATGACAGCCATCATGGTAGACATGCAGGAGCTCGACAATGAAAACCTTGTCAAGGAGCTTGAACTG AAACATGATGAAGAAATGACTAAAACAAGGAACAGCTGGGAGAAGCAACTCACAG ATATTCAAGCAAAGTATGAGAAAAAGATGGAGTTTTTACCCCAAGAGCTGGACAACATGAGGAAAAATGAGCTCAGTGAGCACGAGGATCATTGGAACAGCCACATCACCGCTCTTATAGAAGACCACAACAAAGCTTTCAGTGATGCTAATGCACTTGTTAACCGCATGCAGCAGGATTTGGATATGAACGAGTCACTCAAG ACACAAATTAAAGACACCAAGGCGAAacagaaggaaaaggaaaaggacCTGGTACCTGTTTTGCAGGATAACAAACGTCTCGCTAAGCTTCTCTCGAAAGCCGAAGAGGAAAACGCtgaaaatcagaaaaaaattaaaaactgcaCGACAAAAAGG GATTCCAATCAAAAGGTCAAAGAAAAGGAGCTGAATGATCTGAAATGGGACCATGAGGTGATGGAACAGAAATTCAGCAAG CTTCAGCTGGAACGGGACGAGTTGTACAAGGCGTTCACTCAGAATATTCAAAAGTTGCAGCATAAAGCAGGTTTGAAGGGTGTGCTGCTTGAAAGGAAACTGAAAGCCCTGATAGACAGCCTGGAGAAGACACAAGCTCAGCTCGACTCGGTGCTTTCTGCCTCAAACATGGACCAAACTGCCCTCGTTGGGGTCACTAAGAAAATTGAG GAAAATCTTGACTCCAGTAATAATTCTATCAAGAACTTGCAGTATAAAAAAGCTCAGGTTTCCAAG GCCCGTACGGATTTGCTGCTGACCTACGAAGCAAAGCAAAGGGCTCTTGGTGTCCCTCTGGAGGAGTGTTGTGTAAAGCCCTTTGAGAGCAGTATTGCTTCGAGAGGCCTAGAACAAGGGTTGGGTTTTTCCCTAAAATGA